A genomic window from Catenulispora sp. GP43 includes:
- a CDS encoding pyridoxal-phosphate dependent enzyme: MREPEHRDVKDAADRLAGVIRPLTVVPADAAAVPGVRVHLALEFLQHSGSFKARAAANLTAALLEAGAMPAAGMVTSTGRNADLGAAWAGQRFGVPVTSFLARDAAPVMVERLRGFGADMRVGGASQAEAQRAAAEFAARTGAVDAYTHDEGLTSAGAGTILLELVQAVPDLDTVVVAVGAGGMFSGVTAAADAHGVRVVGAEPEGSRALRAALDAQEVRDVDVETIAADSLGAPRVSAAALAWARSADIRSVVVDDAAIVAARRFLWERHRLVVEHGSATALAVLREGAYRPEPGERVGVVLCGANTDPADLGR; the protein is encoded by the coding sequence ATGCGTGAGCCCGAGCACCGGGACGTCAAGGACGCCGCCGACCGCCTGGCCGGGGTCATCAGGCCGCTGACGGTGGTTCCCGCCGACGCGGCCGCGGTGCCGGGGGTCCGGGTCCACCTGGCGCTGGAGTTCCTGCAGCACAGCGGCTCGTTCAAGGCGCGGGCGGCGGCCAACCTGACCGCCGCGCTGCTCGAGGCCGGGGCCATGCCGGCGGCCGGGATGGTCACCTCGACCGGGCGCAACGCCGATCTCGGGGCGGCATGGGCCGGGCAGCGTTTCGGCGTGCCGGTCACCTCCTTCCTGGCGCGGGACGCGGCCCCGGTGATGGTCGAGCGGTTGCGCGGTTTCGGAGCCGACATGCGGGTCGGCGGGGCGTCGCAGGCCGAGGCGCAGCGGGCCGCCGCGGAGTTCGCCGCCCGGACCGGGGCCGTCGACGCCTACACCCACGACGAGGGGCTGACCTCGGCCGGGGCCGGGACCATCCTGCTGGAGCTGGTGCAGGCGGTCCCGGATCTGGACACCGTCGTGGTCGCCGTCGGGGCCGGCGGCATGTTCTCCGGCGTCACGGCCGCCGCCGACGCCCACGGTGTCCGCGTCGTCGGCGCCGAGCCCGAGGGGAGCCGGGCGCTGCGCGCGGCCCTGGACGCGCAGGAGGTCCGCGACGTCGACGTCGAGACGATCGCGGCCGACTCACTCGGCGCGCCGCGCGTCTCGGCCGCCGCGCTGGCCTGGGCCCGCAGCGCGGACATCCGCTCGGTGGTGGTGGACGACGCCGCGATCGTGGCGGCCCGCCGCTTCCTGTGGGAACGCCATCGGCTGGTGGTCGAACACGGATCGGCCACCGCGCTGGCGGTGCTGCGGGAGGGCGCCTACCGGCCCGAGCCCGGCGAGCGGGTCGGCGTCGTCCTGTGCGGCGCCAACACCGATCCGGCCGACCTCGGCCGGTAG
- a CDS encoding nuclear transport factor 2 family protein, with protein sequence MSKTELDTLTADFFGAFDNRGANPPDVARIRRLMLPTGVIVKTGPDFTVYTVEQFIEPRERLLTEGRLVDFAEWETSERTEIAEDVASRVGEYRKSGLLDGEPYEGTGVKTFQFVRTPEGWRIAAFSWWDQP encoded by the coding sequence ATGTCCAAGACGGAGCTCGACACCCTGACCGCCGACTTCTTCGGCGCCTTCGACAACCGTGGCGCGAACCCGCCCGACGTGGCCCGCATCCGCCGCCTGATGCTCCCGACCGGCGTGATCGTCAAAACCGGCCCCGACTTCACGGTCTACACCGTCGAGCAGTTCATCGAACCCCGCGAACGCCTCCTCACCGAAGGCCGCCTCGTCGACTTCGCCGAATGGGAGACCTCCGAACGCACCGAGATCGCCGAGGACGTCGCCTCGCGAGTCGGCGAGTACCGCAAATCAGGCCTCCTCGACGGCGAGCCCTACGAGGGCACGGGCGTCAAGACGTTCCAGTTCGTCCGGACGCCGGAGGGTTGGCGGATCGCTGCGTTCTCCTGGTGGGATCAGCCCTGA